The following coding sequences lie in one Halarsenatibacter silvermanii genomic window:
- a CDS encoding ABC transporter substrate-binding protein: protein MMKNLRYVIIAILVLLLAAGAFGSDEAAAMDNSTLRIATLDHTQTLDPPYLNTLWNDGNIMFDIFDGLVQYKPGTFEIEPGLATDWEISDDNREITFYLREGVQFHGDYGEFTAEDVKFSFERIAEDDTVPDHEQFLYLEEVEVVDDYTAVLHLEEPMAQLFTTSLPYNAGLIVSSKAVEEMGRENFAQNPIGTGPYKFESWEEDIVLSRNENYWDQEAFVEGSPERVVYTPMSDAFARGSAVQTAEIDIAETSLDMKDSLEAETGVDVKITEGRGYWWINFTADKEPMDDINLRKALRYIISPDDIIAGAFAGLAERVDTMLASEYVGYWEDAPAYDVEDVGENHIWQLLEEAGYPEGEGLELSMRTGTSDERRLTAEIVQDQLADWNIEASIETMEMGALIDSAQEGTHHLGVDVFTTTPDPVYNTQWFQSGHHWNFFQWGSEEYDELWQELSRTIAEEKQQEIAVEMQKILDEEVLATWLTYGAKVWGLSENVEEMTIQPDNIIIIPHRTSMTEF, encoded by the coding sequence ATGATGAAAAATTTACGCTATGTTATTATTGCAATTTTGGTGCTGCTTCTGGCAGCCGGCGCTTTCGGCAGCGATGAAGCTGCAGCCATGGATAATTCCACCCTGCGTATAGCCACACTGGATCATACTCAGACACTCGATCCTCCCTATCTCAATACGCTCTGGAATGACGGCAACATCATGTTTGATATATTTGATGGGCTGGTCCAGTATAAACCGGGAACTTTCGAGATCGAGCCCGGACTGGCCACCGACTGGGAAATATCTGATGATAATCGTGAGATAACTTTCTATCTGCGTGAAGGAGTTCAATTTCACGGAGATTACGGTGAATTTACCGCTGAAGATGTAAAATTCAGCTTCGAAAGGATTGCTGAAGATGATACAGTTCCCGACCACGAACAGTTTCTATATTTAGAGGAAGTAGAGGTTGTCGACGATTACACGGCTGTACTGCATCTGGAAGAACCCATGGCTCAGCTTTTTACTACCAGCCTGCCCTACAATGCCGGGCTTATAGTCTCCTCAAAAGCAGTTGAGGAGATGGGCAGAGAAAACTTCGCTCAAAATCCGATAGGCACCGGCCCTTATAAATTTGAAAGCTGGGAAGAAGATATCGTTCTGAGCCGGAATGAGAATTACTGGGATCAGGAGGCTTTTGTCGAGGGATCGCCTGAAAGAGTCGTATACACTCCCATGAGCGACGCTTTCGCCCGGGGTTCTGCCGTTCAGACAGCCGAGATCGATATAGCAGAAACCAGTCTGGATATGAAAGATTCGCTGGAAGCAGAGACCGGTGTTGATGTCAAAATAACTGAAGGAAGAGGATACTGGTGGATAAACTTCACCGCCGATAAAGAGCCGATGGATGATATAAATCTCAGAAAAGCGCTGCGTTATATCATAAGCCCTGATGATATTATCGCCGGAGCCTTCGCCGGTCTGGCCGAGAGAGTCGACACCATGCTGGCTTCTGAATACGTCGGTTACTGGGAGGATGCGCCCGCTTATGACGTCGAAGATGTGGGGGAAAATCACATCTGGCAGCTTCTGGAAGAGGCCGGGTATCCGGAAGGAGAGGGTCTTGAGCTTTCAATGAGGACAGGAACCTCTGATGAGAGGCGGCTTACTGCCGAGATCGTTCAGGATCAGCTGGCAGACTGGAACATCGAAGCTTCTATAGAAACCATGGAGATGGGAGCGTTGATTGATTCCGCTCAGGAAGGAACTCATCACCTGGGTGTCGATGTATTCACTACCACTCCCGATCCTGTTTATAATACACAGTGGTTTCAAAGCGGTCATCACTGGAACTTTTTCCAGTGGGGAAGCGAAGAATATGACGAACTGTGGCAGGAACTTTCCCGCACCATTGCTGAAGAGAAACAGCAGGAAATAGCCGTCGAGATGCAAAAAATTCTCGACGAAGAGGTTTTGGCCACCTGGCTTACCTATGGAGCAAAAGTATGGGGATTGAGCGAAAATGTTGAAGAAATGACAATTCAGCCGGATAACATCATCATCATACCGCACCGAACCAGCATGACAGAATTTTAA
- a CDS encoding trimethylamine methyltransferase family protein: MIRPEDKFAINPLNYLSREDMQTIHSAAMQVLEEEGVEVYHEKAVKMLSEAGAFIEKNDSEEGARVYIPTHLAEWALDQPPTRVTLYDREGEASLYLERRNAYYGTGSDCPYLLDGFTGERRAFEYEDVEDAVRLVDSLDNIDFAMSMGLISDVDKQLSYQHEFALMLRHTTKPHVITAGDRASLKDQAEMAAAVRGGMEELKRKPIFALYDEPTSPLMHSFEAVDKLLYMAENSLPTNYSPGMMAGSTGPITMAGAMTQANAEIISGLVIHQLKNPGAPFIYGAGTSPVDMNSMQPTYSAPEAVVSQAGLTEIGRELYELPTWGFAGCSSSKLADSQAVYEASNYMMMAGVTGTNLIHDVGYLESGMTFSFDLLVMCDEIIGQIRRMMDGIRIDEEYLALDAIGRVGPGGHYLGDEHTFNHFKENWQPELTDRDTFENWQERGSTSMLDRTRGKIEDILENHETEKLSAEADKKIDAIIAEAAKREKVSSDERARK, from the coding sequence ATGATCAGGCCTGAAGATAAATTTGCTATAAATCCTTTGAACTATCTTTCCCGTGAGGATATGCAGACCATTCACTCTGCTGCGATGCAAGTTCTGGAAGAAGAAGGGGTTGAAGTCTATCACGAAAAAGCTGTAAAGATGCTTTCTGAAGCCGGGGCTTTCATTGAAAAAAATGACAGCGAGGAAGGGGCCAGAGTCTATATACCCACCCATCTGGCGGAATGGGCCCTGGATCAACCGCCTACCCGTGTTACCCTTTACGATCGCGAGGGAGAAGCTTCTCTTTATTTGGAAAGAAGAAATGCCTATTATGGAACCGGCTCGGACTGCCCCTATTTGCTGGACGGCTTCACCGGAGAGAGACGGGCCTTTGAATATGAAGATGTTGAAGATGCGGTCAGATTGGTCGACAGCCTGGACAATATTGATTTTGCAATGTCCATGGGGCTCATTTCTGATGTCGATAAACAGCTTTCCTATCAGCATGAGTTCGCTCTGATGCTGAGGCATACTACCAAACCTCATGTGATTACCGCTGGGGATAGAGCTTCTCTCAAAGATCAGGCGGAGATGGCGGCGGCTGTTCGGGGAGGCATGGAGGAGCTGAAAAGAAAGCCTATTTTTGCTCTTTATGATGAGCCGACCTCCCCTCTGATGCATTCCTTTGAAGCTGTAGATAAGCTGCTTTACATGGCCGAAAATAGCCTGCCCACCAATTATTCACCTGGGATGATGGCTGGGTCGACCGGCCCGATCACGATGGCGGGGGCAATGACTCAGGCGAATGCCGAAATTATCTCCGGTCTGGTAATTCATCAGCTGAAAAATCCCGGAGCACCTTTCATTTATGGAGCTGGGACCTCGCCGGTGGATATGAACAGCATGCAGCCTACCTATTCTGCTCCGGAAGCGGTGGTCAGTCAGGCGGGCCTGACCGAAATCGGTCGTGAGCTCTACGAGCTTCCCACCTGGGGTTTTGCAGGCTGCAGCTCTTCAAAACTGGCTGACAGTCAGGCTGTATATGAAGCTTCTAATTACATGATGATGGCTGGAGTTACGGGAACAAACTTAATTCACGATGTGGGTTATCTGGAATCCGGCATGACTTTCTCCTTTGATCTGCTGGTGATGTGTGATGAAATTATAGGTCAGATTAGAAGGATGATGGATGGAATCAGGATCGATGAAGAATATCTGGCCCTCGATGCTATAGGTCGGGTCGGGCCCGGAGGACATTATCTGGGGGATGAACACACATTTAACCACTTTAAAGAAAACTGGCAGCCTGAACTCACTGATAGAGATACCTTTGAAAACTGGCAGGAAAGAGGAAGCACTTCCATGCTGGACAGAACCAGGGGAAAAATCGAGGATATTCTGGAAAACCACGAGACCGAAAAACTCTCAGCAGAGGCGGATAAAAAGATAGATGCCATAATTGCAGAGGCAGCAAAAAGAGAGAAGGTGAGTTCTGATGAAAGAGCCAGAAAATAA
- a CDS encoding trans-sulfuration enzyme family protein has protein sequence MKEPENNGEDGDFATRGIHSGENTCSRTGALKAPVYYASSFEFEGVEDGAQKCEDFHAGYCYTRQSNPSQTVFEGKIAELEEAEAALAFATGTGAVSGLLLHHLTPGDHVIADKTTYSSTHYVLENLLGKFGVNTSFIDTGDLEKVEEAIREETELIYIESPANPTIKIIDIEGIADLGRKHSILTAIDSTFATPYLQSPLNLGMDVVIHSATKYIGGHSDAMGGVLAGSQKMMDNIRHDTLKNIGAVISPRNAYIFSRGLETLEVRMKKHCRSARKIAGFFKEHEKIKNVNYPGLESHPGHENARKQMTDYGGMISFEVKGGLEAGKKVMENVELCTLAVDLGHVKTLIEHPASMTHWYVDREQRLESGITDGLVRISIGLEDAENIREDLEQALASL, from the coding sequence ATGAAAGAGCCAGAAAATAATGGGGAAGATGGTGATTTTGCTACCAGAGGAATTCACAGCGGGGAAAACACCTGCTCACGAACAGGCGCTTTAAAGGCTCCTGTATATTATGCCTCCAGTTTTGAATTTGAAGGGGTGGAAGATGGAGCCCAAAAATGCGAGGATTTCCATGCTGGTTATTGTTATACCAGGCAGAGCAATCCCAGCCAGACTGTATTTGAAGGCAAAATAGCGGAGCTGGAAGAGGCAGAGGCTGCACTGGCTTTTGCTACCGGGACCGGGGCTGTAAGCGGTCTGCTTTTGCATCATCTAACCCCGGGAGATCATGTCATCGCTGACAAAACAACCTATAGCTCGACGCATTATGTGCTGGAGAATTTGCTCGGAAAATTTGGAGTGAATACTTCTTTTATCGATACTGGTGATCTTGAGAAGGTGGAAGAGGCTATCAGAGAAGAAACAGAGCTTATTTATATAGAATCGCCCGCCAACCCCACCATAAAAATTATCGATATAGAGGGGATAGCAGATCTGGGAAGAAAGCACAGCATATTGACTGCTATAGACAGCACTTTTGCCACGCCCTATCTGCAGAGCCCTCTTAATCTGGGCATGGATGTCGTCATTCACAGCGCTACCAAGTATATAGGAGGGCATTCTGATGCCATGGGTGGTGTTCTGGCGGGAAGTCAAAAAATGATGGACAACATCCGCCATGACACCCTGAAAAACATCGGGGCGGTAATATCTCCCAGAAATGCCTATATATTTTCGCGCGGTCTGGAAACTCTTGAGGTCAGAATGAAAAAACACTGCCGGAGTGCCCGAAAAATAGCCGGATTTTTTAAAGAGCATGAAAAGATAAAAAATGTTAACTATCCCGGCCTGGAATCACATCCGGGGCATGAAAATGCCAGAAAACAGATGACGGATTACGGCGGCATGATAAGTTTTGAAGTAAAAGGTGGGCTGGAAGCCGGCAAAAAAGTTATGGAAAATGTCGAGCTCTGCACACTGGCCGTCGACCTGGGTCATGTAAAAACTTTGATAGAGCACCCCGCTTCGATGACCCACTGGTATGTGGATAGAGAACAGAGATTGGAATCGGGTATCACAGATGGCCTGGTGAGAATTTCGATCGGCCTGGAAGATGCTGAAAATATCCGGGAGGATCTGGAGCAGGCTTTAGCTTCTCTGTGA
- a CDS encoding thioredoxin domain-containing protein, giving the protein MTIENRLNEEKSPYLRQHAENPVAWQPWDEKAFQLARQQKRPVFLSSGYSTCHWCHVMEEESFSDQEVGEVLNENFIPIKVDREEQPDVDSLYMEVCQAITGRGGWPLTVVMTPDKKPFFARTYLPKSQLIQILEEIGRQWQQNPDSLIERGKKIINSLSDKHKKTQPARISVGEEFKGGEDSPERTELKKLCDGAVSGLRESFDEKFGGFGSAPKFPQPHTLLFLLRYHHITGDESLKKMALKTLDTMAAGGIYDQIGFGFSRYATDRRWLIPHFEKMLYDNALLASAYLEAYQLTGTGSYARTAREILTYLERDLLGEKGGFYTAEDADVEGEEGKYYIWEKEEIIDILGKEKGEKFCSEFAITKSGNFEGKNIPNLLGRGPENIRGRDKIWQEWNEELTRLFQEREKRQRPFRDEKVLTGWNGLALAAFARAGRVLQEEKYLEIARRNLGFIKEYLQENENEVKLYARYCRGESRYQGYARDYAFLIRGIIELYRADQNPEHLKLARALNDELLTEFWDEEQGGLNQTRSDSDDLPLTRKNFQDGALPSANSIAAENWIELSGLIGDFELTDKAVKILEAVYGQLKKHPQSFTALLTAAAGLTADRRLLYLVTEKEGDKMSGLLEGLNRKYLPFTSPMLINDHTREKLAEVNEQAASRQLKEKTEWTAYICEGRTCRPPIADEEELIQRLKS; this is encoded by the coding sequence ATGACAATCGAGAACAGGCTGAATGAAGAAAAAAGCCCCTATCTACGACAGCACGCTGAAAATCCTGTCGCCTGGCAGCCCTGGGATGAAAAAGCCTTCCAGCTGGCCCGCCAGCAGAAAAGACCCGTCTTTCTTTCCAGCGGTTATTCCACCTGTCACTGGTGTCATGTGATGGAGGAAGAATCCTTTTCGGATCAGGAGGTGGGAGAGGTTTTAAACGAAAACTTCATCCCCATCAAGGTCGATCGGGAAGAGCAGCCCGACGTCGACAGCCTTTATATGGAGGTCTGCCAGGCCATCACCGGCCGGGGCGGCTGGCCGCTGACGGTGGTGATGACCCCGGATAAAAAACCTTTTTTCGCCCGGACCTATCTGCCCAAATCTCAGCTCATCCAGATTCTGGAGGAGATCGGCCGGCAGTGGCAGCAGAATCCGGACTCCCTGATCGAAAGGGGCAAAAAAATCATCAATTCACTCTCGGATAAGCACAAAAAAACTCAGCCGGCCCGGATATCTGTGGGAGAAGAATTTAAAGGAGGCGAAGATAGCCCTGAACGGACAGAGCTGAAAAAGCTTTGCGACGGCGCCGTTTCCGGGCTGCGAGAGAGTTTCGATGAAAAATTCGGCGGCTTCGGCTCCGCTCCCAAATTTCCCCAGCCCCATACTCTGCTGTTTTTGCTCCGCTATCACCACATCACCGGCGATGAAAGTTTGAAAAAAATGGCTTTAAAAACTTTGGACACGATGGCAGCCGGAGGTATATATGACCAGATCGGCTTCGGTTTTTCCCGCTATGCCACCGATCGGCGCTGGCTTATACCGCACTTTGAAAAGATGTTATATGATAACGCCCTGCTCGCTTCGGCCTATCTGGAAGCCTATCAGCTGACCGGAACCGGGAGTTACGCCCGCACCGCCCGCGAGATACTCACCTATCTCGAACGCGATCTGCTGGGAGAAAAAGGCGGTTTTTACACGGCCGAGGATGCCGATGTCGAAGGTGAAGAGGGCAAATATTATATATGGGAGAAAGAGGAAATCATCGATATTCTGGGCAAAGAAAAAGGTGAGAAATTTTGCAGTGAGTTCGCTATAACAAAATCGGGAAATTTTGAGGGCAAGAATATACCCAATCTGCTGGGCAGGGGTCCGGAAAATATCAGGGGCCGGGATAAGATCTGGCAGGAATGGAATGAGGAGTTAACCCGGCTTTTCCAGGAAAGGGAAAAGCGTCAGCGGCCCTTCCGGGATGAAAAGGTGCTCACCGGCTGGAACGGTCTGGCTCTGGCCGCCTTCGCCCGGGCTGGCAGGGTGCTTCAGGAGGAAAAATATCTGGAAATCGCCCGCAGAAATCTCGGATTTATCAAAGAGTATCTGCAAGAGAACGAAAACGAAGTTAAACTTTACGCCCGGTACTGCCGGGGCGAGAGTCGTTATCAGGGATATGCCCGGGATTACGCTTTTTTGATCAGAGGGATTATCGAGCTTTATCGGGCAGATCAAAATCCGGAACATCTCAAGCTGGCCCGCGCACTGAACGACGAGCTTCTGACGGAATTCTGGGATGAAGAACAGGGTGGCCTGAATCAAACTCGTTCCGACAGCGATGATCTGCCGCTGACCAGGAAAAACTTTCAGGATGGGGCTCTTCCCTCGGCCAATTCTATAGCCGCCGAAAACTGGATCGAACTCTCCGGCCTGATAGGAGATTTTGAGCTGACAGATAAGGCGGTCAAAATCCTGGAAGCGGTTTACGGTCAGCTGAAAAAACATCCGCAGAGCTTTACGGCGCTGCTCACCGCTGCCGCCGGTCTGACTGCAGACCGCCGCCTTCTTTATCTGGTCACAGAAAAAGAGGGAGACAAAATGTCAGGGCTGCTCGAGGGGCTAAACCGCAAATATCTGCCCTTCACCTCGCCTATGCTGATAAATGATCACACCCGGGAAAAGCTGGCAGAGGTGAATGAGCAGGCCGCCTCGCGTCAGCTGAAAGAAAAAACAGAATGGACTGCATATATCTGTGAGGGCAGGACCTGCCGGCCTCCGATCGCAGATGAGGAGGAGCTGATACAAAGGTTGAAAAGCTGA